CCGGACGTCATCATCCGACGGATGGCGACGTCTTCCTTGACGTAGTCCTTGTACAGCTTGTCGGCGTACCACCGGGACTTGAAGTCCGTGGTGACACCGAGCCGGAACCCATGCGGGTTAACCTTCTGGCCCATTACCGGGTTCCTTCCTTGCTGGCGACGACCACGGTGATGTGGCTGGTCCGCTTGCGGATCCGGTAGGCACGGCCCTGAGCGCGCGGACGGAACCGCTTCAGGGTCGGGCCCTCGTCGACGTACGCCTCGCTGATGAACAGCGAGGTGGCGTCCGGGTGGTCGTAGTTGTGCGCGGCGTTGGCAATGGCGCTGTCGAGCACCTTGCCGACCGGCACGGAGGCTGCCTGCGGAGCGAATCGCAGAACAGCCTGGGCCTCCGTGGCGTCCATGCCACGGATGAGGTCCACCACGCGGCGGGCCTTCATGGGCGTGACGCGGATGTACCGCGCCTGGGCCCTGGCTTCCATGGTTGTCCCTTCAGTTACTTACGTGTCTGAATGCGATCCGCTACTAGCGGCGCTTCGACTTCCGGTCGTCCTTGACGTGGCCCCGGAAGGTGCGCGTCGGCGAGAACTCGCCGAGCTTGTGGCCGACCATCGACTCGGTGACGAACACCGGGATGTGGGTCTTGCCGTTGTGCACCGCGAGCGTGTGGCCGAGCATGGCCGGCACGATCATGGAGCGACGGGACCAGGTCTTGATGACGTTCTTGGAACCGGCTTCGTTCTGGGCTTCCACCTTCTTGATCAGGTGGTCGTCGACGAAGGGCCCCTTCTTGAGACTGCGCGGCATCTAAACCCGCTCCTAGCGCTTCTTGTTCGTCTTGC
Above is a window of Streptomyces sp. DT2A-34 DNA encoding:
- the rpsS gene encoding 30S ribosomal protein S19 encodes the protein MPRSLKKGPFVDDHLIKKVEAQNEAGSKNVIKTWSRRSMIVPAMLGHTLAVHNGKTHIPVFVTESMVGHKLGEFSPTRTFRGHVKDDRKSKRR
- the rplV gene encoding 50S ribosomal protein L22, which gives rise to MEARAQARYIRVTPMKARRVVDLIRGMDATEAQAVLRFAPQAASVPVGKVLDSAIANAAHNYDHPDATSLFISEAYVDEGPTLKRFRPRAQGRAYRIRKRTSHITVVVASKEGTR